Genomic segment of Drosophila takahashii strain IR98-3 E-12201 chromosome X, DtakHiC1v2, whole genome shotgun sequence:
CTTGAGGTATCCCTCGATATTGTTACAACCCGAGGATGGCCGGCAAATGCCCGGAATGTCCGCCTTCACCTGGCACGGATCGCCCTCTGCAATGGGAAATGACTTAAGCTGATTAAGATACCTTCACAAAAAACGTAGTAAATCCAAAGATTctatattcaatttaaatatttgtcgcTATGTGATGAAAACATCCATTGcggctttaattaattttaaatatgaaagtaTTACATTGAACTATTTTGgtaaatttttatatgaaattcTTTTTGAAGTGATACTACCTTAACTATCTTCTACcttaattcaaatatttttaaaattaaataatgcaataaaatatgttttaaattaaataataggaTTATTgggattttcatttaatttagaaGAAAAGATCAAAAATAGTCATCAATCGGGTATTtcttcatatcaattttgatCCGTTCTgtgttcatatcaaaatgatatttccgaACATATGATTTTCTACCACATTGATAAGAAATCTTACCATTTTGTTaaggaaaaattgatatgaaaccaTATTAAATCCatgttttccgtttttttttttgtgtaagaTTAGGAATCTTTGAATTCAATAtgcagattttttttgtttattatggaatttgtttttctgttaAGAACTTTCTACATACCATCCCCAACTGCTAGTCGGCCGGAGTTTGTCAGTGCCAGAAGGCCCAGAAGGAGGCAGCTTCTCGCCGAGATCATCTTCAGTCAGCTAAAAAAATTCCCGAAACCATTTGTGAACCTTATCAATATGGAAAACCCTTTTTTTGACAGGGGAAGCCCtcgcaacaaaaaaaaacagaaaaacaaggCAGATCTGTTTCTTTCATTAGCTCGCCTTTCAGACTGATTAAACCGAACCTGCCATTGACCCACTTgagattttttttcataatgtgaaaaacaaaatgttggtAGGTTCTCTGTATAATTTTGTAGACTTCCAACCCAGACTTTGATCATTTTATTTAGTGCCTATCTATTGATGGTAAGCCAGCGGAAAGTTATTGTTGACTGATTACGAGAATttcaccagcagcagcggcaggtGAGATCAGATGATTCACCGGGGGGCCTGCCGTTTATCTGTGCGATGGGATTTTACCATCGGCCAAAGACGTTACCCGCTACCTGATATCTGAAACCTCTTTCGCTAATTACTGATAAGAAGGGAACACCTGACAAATATGTCTCTTAATTGACAAGTCGTCAATCTGTCTGTAGCTCTTCATTCTTCTTTTGTAGCCAATGATTAATAATTAGGTTCTAAGAAACCGAAAGCGACCTCCGATATTGtgctaaataatagaaatatatCAGCTTCCGGCTTTCCGGAGTAATTTTCCCTTTGTAAACAGACGTCGACACGAAACTAAAGTGGAGCATGCAATATTTAGCCCACTGACCAATGACCACTGCCCACTTTCCGTTGTCCGTTGTCCGCCTTATCGAACGCACCTTTGACACGACCTTTTTTCGGTCTCTGATAAGGGAATACGTATGATACGTATACGTTGATGTTTATTGAGTGCGTCGGGCACTATGAAAACGGCAATCGGGCGGCACTGAACAATAAAATACAACACAACACTACATCGAAAAATAAGacaacacaaaataaaaaaaaagtaaataaaaatcacaaaacaaaaaaaaacacacagcaAAAAAGCACACCAGCAGAGCCAATAAAGCTGAAAACCGGTGGCTATCGCGgaatcggattcggattcggaatcgGCGGAATAGGCTATATAGTATATAGTGGGGCTATGACCGCTCAGCAACGCATCGCCCAAGCAACTGAAGCCCAGCTTGGGCCTGAGCGCTTTAGATTGGAACTCGTGGAGCGGCCAAGAAGCGCCGGACCCGGCAGCTGATAGCACCCAGAGTCGATCCTCTCCCGCTGCGACGGCGGCTACGAACCGGTTTTCCCTTCCAGCACTTCGAATCGCAGAAAGATCCGAagcagattcagattcagattcaggcAGAACACAAAGCACAAAGGCAGCCTGTAATTAGCAAGGGGGAATCGATGGCTGGATGGATGGTGGATGGGCTCTGGACTGCAGGATACCGTGTAAAAACGAAGAAAGGAATTAATTGGTCTCGATCAATaccgaaaatatttttcagctgAGATTCAATCTTTTAATGCTAgttattttccatttactCATAAAAAGTAGTTAAATGCATTCTTATGGTGACCCAGAACTCTGTTTAATGCGAAATTTAACCGAATTGAAACTAGTTAAATCAGAAAGCTCTTTTCCAACAATTACTCACAAGAACACACTTTCACTAGACTACTGAATACCATTTAAAAACGAAGGCTTGGATTTATTCATTTGTTGATTACCTTATAATGGTTACCCAGAAAACTTTCTCATCCAAAAATCCATCAAAACTTAAACCTCTTTTAGTAGTTAAAACATTGCAATTATTCATAAATACTTGAGGTCACCATTGACCATCTCTTTAAACTAAAATGTAATCAATCTGATAATAAAGGTGACCCAGACAtttcttccaattaaattCCGAGACACAAAGAAATCTTTAAGCACGTTCTTCAAAACAAGTACAAATTTCATCCGATTTTGTACAATAAGAAAGCTCGAACAAAACATGCGATATCACTGTTCAAAGACATTCGTTATCTTAAATGAATGTATTTTATTGGTACTGGATTGATTGGATCGCGGATCACAGACGTGTGTATGCCAATTTTGGTGGATCTAGCTCTTGGGCTATTGTCTTACAACCAAGAAAAGAGAGCTGATGATGGTCACACCCGACCATCCGGCCAAACGATGCCCTCGATAAAGTCCAGATAGGAGGAGACACGCGTGTAGAGACCCGGTATAATGGTGGCGCATCCGAATCCCGACGAGATGACGCCCACGACGTTGAAAATACCGTCCTCGATGTTAATCTCGTGGATGAGTGGACCACCGGAGTCGCCGGCACAGGCATCGGCGATCTGCTTTTGATCGATGGCGCAGATCAGAGAGTCGATCACGCCCTGCTTCAGGACCCAAGCGGTGACTGGCAGCTCCGCAAAGGAGACGTTACACTGGTCCAGCGGCACCAGTTCCAGTCCCGCTCGCAGCAGGATCTTGGAACGTGCCCGAGCTGCGGATCAAGCATAGTTAATGATTCCTCAATCGATGATATATATAATCCAGAATACTTACTGGTTACGTTTATGGTACCCCAACCGGCAACAAACAACTTGGCATTCAATGGCGGATCGGCGGGTTCCGTGTGAAGACAGGCGGGCCGGATGTCTTTCGTCTCGACAATGTCATGTTGCAGCTCCAAGATGGCGATATCATGGTACTTGTTGCCCACATATTGCGGATGGATCTTAACGCTTCGCTGAAAGATGATAATGGTATCGAAATTATTAGCAATACTATAAGCTTATATAGTTCTAAAATATCACTTAAAAATATCGATGTATTGATATAATATAGAAACAATCACTAATgtacaaattatttacaatCAATACTcagaaaataatacatttttcataaatatataatgaaaatgtttgttatcgatactatcgatatttTGATACATTATCAAGAACCCTACTCActtattatcgatattttgatatGTTATTAAAAACCCTACTCActtattattgatattttgacatattatcaatatttttaataaattatcaaCAACCCTACTCActtattatcgatattttgatatattatcAACAACCCTACTCACtttttatcgatattttgacatattatcaatattttgatatattatcAAGAACCCTACTCActtattatcgatattttgatatattatcAACAACACTACTCACtttttatcgatattttgacatattatcaatattttgatatattatcAAGAACCCTACTCActtattatcgatattttgatatattatcAACAACACTACTCACtttttatcgatattttgacatattatcaatattttgatatattatcAAGAACCCTACTCACTTACCACAACGATATCCTGGTGGGATTTGTCGGGATTCTCGACATTCACCGCTCCCAAGCGAACGAAGGCCGGCGTTTTGGCATCGGTGTTCACGCAATGGGCGGCGGTGAGGACGAAACGACTGGCGATTAGCGAGCCGCCACATCGGAAATCAAAGGTGCCAAAGGTGATGTAACCGATGGCCGCCATATGGGGATAGACGCCTTGATCGACGGGATAGCCGCCCACGATGTGGATAACCAGGTTGTTGCCGCTATTCTCTTTTCTTTGCTCCCGATACTTTTTGCAGGCTATGTTTATAGGAGGTTAgcagatataaatataaatattttgatcgtAATCCCACCTGCCACAGCTGGACGATCTCCCGAGCTTCCCGTGGGCACATCCACGCGTCCCAAGGTCTGGACCATCGTTCTGACCCTCGGAGGGCTGGTGGTAGGGGTTGTTCGGGTGGGCACGCTCCTTACGGTAGTGGTACTGCTGGTGGTAATGGTACTAGTACTAGAAAAGAAACGTGGATACTGAGTAAAGATTGCCAAGTGATCGTAATCTAGGGGGTAATCTACTTATTTCCACAGCACGGCGTGATGGGACAGCAGAAGATCTCACCCCAAGCACCGAGGCCACAGCTGGGCACATCGTTGAGTTTGAGGATGCCCGTCTTTATATAGCCATCGATCAGGGGCTCACAATCGGAGGAGGAGCGACAGATTCCGGGCATAGTGTCCGTCACCTTACAGGTCTCACCCACTATAGAACCATAGGATTAAAAGGGGTTTTCAATTGGGTTAAGTGGACTATCGACACTTACCTTTTCCGGCTGCATTTGCGGAGGAGCAGCTGAGGAGCAGAATGGTCCCCCCGATTAGCAGGGACAAAGTGAATGGCATCTTAACTGGCTGTAATAAAGAATATGCGTATTACCTACTATATaatatactatactataccaTTCAACTATTGTGGAAAAGACGAAGAAACTATGGAGCAATGTTTTCGCTCTTTGGCTGATTATAATTGAccgattttttattatattgatGCTAAATACGCACTACAGTCAGTTCTGGTATTAGAAAGCCATAAGGAAAATTCAAGGTTATCTTCTTGAAGATAGTATTTCACCATTTAATGGAAAACATAACATGGACAGTTTGGATCGGTTGATTcaccctatttttttttttttgggcctcTAATCTCCGTTCTGTCAGTCACTTTTAGGGGTATTTATAGCTGATATCGAAAACCTCCCAAACTATTAAGGCGGGGATTTGTTCAATGATAAGGTGAGAACGCTAAAATGTTATTCCCTCAATTATTTCATATGATGAAATTGTTTGATGGCCCAAAATAGTTACGAGGATCTTAGCGATCTATTATAATTTGTACATGTCGTGGTCTGATCTTTCCATTGAACCCACCTGTGACACGACCTTTTTCCAGCCTTTGTTGATAAGGAAATACGTAGATGTTTCGATGTTATTTGAGTAcggcaataaaaaaattacaaaaaacaataaattaataaatcaagCAAAACACGAGAAGcacagcaaaacaaaaatgcacACCAGTAAAGCCAATAAATCTGAAAACCGGTGGCTCCGGCGAGCAGAGAATCTCAATCGTATGGCACTAAACGCGGCTAAGTCGTAGATTCTGACCGCTCAGCAAAGCATCTCCAATGCAACTGAATCCCAGTCGGTGACCAATTCAATGGAGCTTAATCTACAAGCTAGGCAGCTGATAGCTCATGATCGAGCTCCTCTCCTCAACCGGTTTTTGCCTCTGACGCTTTTTAGAATCGAAGCCAGAACCAATTCAAAAATAATCGGAAAACCCGAGCAAGGCTTTTCATGAAcagataaacataaataaacgaGGAGAGGGGAGGATAGTGCGGAATCAATTATGATTTTGTTGGTCGCTTTTGTTTACTTCAAGTACAAAATCCATGACTCAGTTCCTTTGGGTTTCTCGAGATCAGCAAAAGTATCGAAGAATGTATTTTAA
This window contains:
- the psh gene encoding serine protease persephone: MPFTLSLLIGGTILLLSCSSANAAGKVGETCKVTDTMPGICRSSSDCEPLIDGYIKTGILKLNDVPSCGLGAWGEIFCCPITPCCGNNTSTITTSSTTTVRSVPTRTTPTTSPPRVRTMVQTLGRVDVPTGSSGDRPAVAACKKYREQRKENSGNNLVIHIVGGYPVDQGVYPHMAAIGYITFGTFDFRCGGSLIASRFVLTAAHCVNTDAKTPAFVRLGAVNVENPDKSHQDIVVRSVKIHPQYVGNKYHDIAILELQHDIVETKDIRPACLHTEPADPPLNAKLFVAGWGTINVTTRARSKILLRAGLELVPLDQCNVSFAELPVTAWVLKQGVIDSLICAIDQKQIADACAGDSGGPLIHEINIEDGIFNVVGVISSGFGCATIIPGLYTRVSSYLDFIEGIVWPDGRV